One segment of Microbacterium arborescens DNA contains the following:
- a CDS encoding DEAD/DEAH box helicase produces MPKNKKPAGGRAQNFEPRYGKKTSYQDAKRRPGQSSAGTPGSKSPGHRGYRAESEDTGRKNRWSSQDRAGRDEARSIRSQARDDRGGRGERSFRDDRGGRDDRAPREQRGYGNDRRSDAGGRRPYEAQPRDDRRTFGDARPSFRDDRPRRDDRPARSFDDRPPRDFSDRPNRDDRPRRDSGDRPARSFGDRPRRDFSDRPNRDDRPRRDFGDRPARSFGDRPRRDFSDRPNRDDRPRRDFGDRPARSFDDRPRRDFSDRPNRDDRPRRDFGDRPARSFDDRPRRDFSDRPNRDDRPRRDFGDRPARSFDDRPRRDFSDRPNRDDRPRRDDRPARSFDDRPRRDVSDRPRRDAGDRPNRSDWNAETKSKAHQDHVDTVHERLQAEAVDAASVAQSSFADLGLGENIVRQLDALGAASPFPIQAATIPPILEGKDVLARGRTGSGKTIAFGAPLVESILRSQAGKRREFGRSPKALILAPTRELALQIDRTVQAIARSVGLFTTQIYGGVPQARQVGALKKGVDIIIGTPGRIEDLQNQGKLDLSEVGIVVLDEADHMSELGFLEPMQRILRLVQDGAQKLLFSATLDREVAALVDEFLVEPAVYEVAGESQDTSTIDHRVLVLDHRDKAEILNSLVDRDGKTLVFARTRAYTEMLAEQFEDAGIAAVALHGDLNQGKRTRNLQRLTDGKVRVLVATDVAARGIHVDDIDLVIQADAPDEYKTYLHRAGRTGRAGRAGAVVTLITRQRRRRMTEMLERAEIDAPFDDVRPGDDILEEVSGRQLANVDA; encoded by the coding sequence ATGCCCAAGAACAAGAAGCCGGCCGGCGGCCGCGCTCAGAACTTCGAGCCCCGTTACGGCAAGAAGACCTCGTACCAGGACGCGAAGCGTCGCCCCGGACAGTCGTCGGCGGGAACCCCCGGCAGCAAGAGCCCCGGTCACCGCGGCTACCGTGCCGAGAGCGAAGACACCGGTCGCAAGAACCGCTGGTCCTCGCAGGACCGTGCGGGTCGTGACGAAGCCCGCAGCATCCGCTCGCAGGCGCGCGATGACCGCGGCGGACGCGGCGAGCGTTCTTTCCGCGATGACCGCGGCGGTCGCGATGACCGCGCACCGCGGGAGCAGCGCGGCTACGGAAACGATCGTCGATCGGATGCCGGTGGCCGCCGCCCCTATGAGGCGCAGCCGCGCGACGATCGCCGCACCTTCGGCGACGCGCGGCCCTCCTTCCGTGATGACCGTCCCCGTCGTGACGACCGCCCGGCTCGTTCGTTCGATGACCGGCCGCCTCGTGATTTCAGTGACCGCCCGAATCGTGATGACCGTCCGCGTCGTGACTCCGGCGACCGCCCGGCTCGTTCGTTCGGCGACCGTCCGCGTCGTGACTTCTCGGACCGCCCGAATCGTGATGACCGTCCCCGTCGTGACTTCGGCGACCGTCCGGCTCGTTCGTTCGGCGATCGTCCGCGTCGTGACTTCTCGGACCGCCCGAACCGTGATGACCGTCCCCGTCGTGACTTCGGCGACCGTCCGGCTCGTTCGTTCGATGATCGTCCGCGTCGTGACTTCTCGGACCGCCCGAACCGTGATGACCGTCCCCGTCGTGACTTCGGCGACCGTCCGGCTCGTTCGTTCGATGATCGTCCGCGTCGTGACTTCTCGGACCGCCCGAACCGTGATGACCGTCCCCGTCGTGACTTCGGCGACCGTCCGGCTCGTTCGTTCGATGATCGTCCGCGTCGTGACTTCTCGGACCGCCCGAACCGTGATGACCGTCCCCGCCGCGATGACCGTCCGGCTCGTTCGTTCGACGACCGCCCCCGCCGCGACGTCAGCGACCGTCCCCGCCGCGACGCCGGCGACCGGCCGAACCGGTCGGACTGGAACGCCGAGACGAAGTCGAAGGCACACCAGGATCACGTCGACACCGTCCACGAGCGCCTGCAGGCGGAGGCCGTGGATGCGGCATCCGTCGCTCAGTCGTCGTTCGCCGATCTCGGCCTCGGCGAGAACATCGTCCGTCAGCTCGACGCGCTCGGCGCGGCATCCCCGTTCCCGATTCAGGCGGCGACCATTCCGCCGATCCTCGAGGGCAAGGATGTTCTCGCTCGTGGTCGCACCGGCTCGGGCAAGACGATCGCGTTCGGCGCTCCGCTCGTCGAGTCGATCCTGCGCAGCCAGGCCGGCAAGCGTCGCGAGTTCGGACGTTCGCCGAAGGCTCTGATCCTCGCGCCGACGCGTGAGCTCGCGCTGCAGATCGACCGCACCGTCCAGGCGATCGCGCGCAGCGTCGGTCTGTTCACGACGCAGATCTACGGCGGAGTTCCGCAGGCCCGTCAGGTCGGTGCGCTCAAGAAGGGCGTCGACATCATCATCGGCACCCCCGGACGCATCGAAGACCTGCAGAACCAGGGCAAGCTCGACCTCTCGGAGGTCGGGATCGTCGTCCTCGACGAGGCGGACCACATGAGCGAGCTCGGCTTCCTCGAGCCGATGCAGCGCATCCTCCGTCTCGTGCAGGACGGCGCGCAGAAGCTGCTGTTCTCGGCCACTCTCGACCGCGAGGTCGCCGCTCTGGTCGACGAGTTCCTCGTCGAGCCCGCCGTCTACGAGGTCGCGGGCGAGAGCCAGGACACGTCGACGATCGACCACCGCGTGCTCGTCCTCGACCACCGCGACAAGGCCGAGATCCTCAACTCGCTCGTCGACCGGGATGGCAAGACCCTCGTCTTCGCGCGCACCCGTGCCTATACGGAGATGCTCGCCGAGCAGTTCGAGGATGCCGGAATCGCGGCAGTCGCGCTCCACGGTGACCTCAACCAGGGCAAGCGGACGCGCAACCTGCAGCGTCTGACCGACGGCAAGGTGCGGGTGCTCGTCGCGACGGATGTCGCAGCCCGCGGCATCCACGTCGACGACATCGATCTGGTCATCCAGGCCGACGCGCCCGACGAGTACAAGACGTATCTGCACCGTGCGGGACGCACCGGCCGTGCCGGTCGGGCGGGCGCGGTCGTCACCCTGATCACGCGTCAGCGTCGCCGTCGCATGACTGAGATGCTCGAGCGTGCCGAGATCGACGCCCCGTTCGACGATGTGCGCCCCGGCGACGACATCCTCGAAGAGGTCTCGGGCCGCCAGCTCGCGAACGTCGACGCCTGA